A window from Nostoc sp. UHCC 0926 encodes these proteins:
- a CDS encoding tyrosine-type recombinase/integrase: MNKLSTYTESSITSVASQLQASNDFLAELQQKAKTTQRGYAGNIRIFFEYFLQREPTQKDVSEFWGLDDQTANGLILKFKNHLVAEGRKAATINRYLAALKYLIKVGRNLKHCQFYFDGDRIESLKVTKYRDTRGVVVDEYNKVFDVIDTTCTKGKRDYALFLLLWANVLRRGEVAKLMVGDFDYHDLTLIVYGKGKGNDSTRIDLNPEVAEAVSDWLGCRTNIKPSDPLFIALDFHNYGHQLTGDGIYAIVRKTCERAGITKRMTPHKIRHSGITDALDLASGDYRKVQHLSRHADPRTILVYEDNKNQYQLELTNKLAARVGKRRQSQ; the protein is encoded by the coding sequence ATGAATAAGTTAAGTACATATACTGAAAGTTCTATTACTTCTGTGGCCAGTCAGTTGCAAGCGTCAAATGATTTTTTGGCGGAGTTGCAGCAGAAGGCTAAGACAACGCAACGGGGGTATGCTGGCAATATACGGATATTTTTTGAGTATTTTTTGCAAAGGGAACCAACCCAAAAGGATGTCTCTGAGTTCTGGGGGTTGGATGACCAGACGGCTAACGGGTTAATCCTCAAGTTTAAGAATCATTTGGTGGCAGAGGGTAGGAAGGCGGCAACTATTAACCGTTACTTGGCTGCCCTCAAGTATTTAATTAAGGTGGGTCGCAATCTCAAACACTGTCAGTTTTATTTTGATGGCGACCGCATTGAGTCTTTAAAGGTCACTAAGTACAGGGATACGCGGGGTGTTGTAGTTGATGAGTACAACAAAGTTTTTGATGTAATTGATACCACTTGCACTAAGGGGAAGCGGGATTATGCTTTATTTCTGCTGCTTTGGGCAAATGTTTTGCGGCGCGGGGAGGTGGCGAAGTTAATGGTGGGAGATTTTGATTACCACGATTTGACTTTAATTGTTTATGGCAAGGGTAAGGGCAATGATTCTACTAGGATTGACTTAAACCCAGAAGTTGCAGAGGCGGTTAGCGACTGGCTGGGCTGTCGTACAAATATTAAACCCAGCGATCCTTTGTTTATTGCGCTGGACTTCCACAATTATGGACACCAACTCACCGGGGATGGCATCTACGCCATTGTGAGAAAAACCTGTGAACGTGCTGGCATAACTAAGCGGATGACTCCCCATAAAATCAGGCATTCGGGGATTACTGATGCGCTGGATTTGGCTTCAGGAGACTACCGGAAAGTGCAGCATTTGAGCCGTCATGCTGACCCCAGGACTATTTTGGTTTACGAGGACAATAAAAATCAATATCAATTGGAGTTAACTAATAAATTAGCAGCCCGTGTTGGGAAAAGGCGGCAATCCCAATAA
- a CDS encoding DUF2188 domain-containing protein: MSKGKDQHIVPHSEGWAVKSEGASKATKVFDTQQKAIEKGREIAINQQSELLIHNQKGQIRERNSYGNDPRSSKG; this comes from the coding sequence ATGTCTAAAGGTAAAGACCAACACATCGTTCCTCACTCTGAAGGCTGGGCAGTTAAGTCTGAGGGTGCTAGTAAGGCTACTAAAGTATTCGACACCCAGCAAAAAGCCATTGAGAAAGGGCGCGAGATTGCTATTAATCAGCAGTCCGAATTGTTAATACATAACCAAAAAGGACAAATTCGAGAGCGGAACAGCTATGGGAACGATCCGCGATCGTCCAAAGGTTAA